The following is a genomic window from Corallococcus soli.
GCGGAGGCCATGGGCCGGGGCGCCGACTTCGCGGAGGTCTACGTGGAGCGCACCTCCACCACGGCGGTGGTCCTGGAGGAGTCGCGCATCAAGAGCGCCCAGGTGGGCCTGGTGCAGGGCGTGGGGGTCCGGGTCATCACCGGCGCCAAGGTGGGCTACGCCTACTCCGACGACTGGGACGAGCCCGCCCTGTTCCGGGCAGCGCGCACCGCCGCGATGATCTCCCAGGGCGGCGGCGCCGAGCGCGCCTTCCCCATCAAGCGCGTCGCGGTGCCCAGCCACTACCGGGTGGCGCAGGCGCTGGAGGATGTAGCGGTGGCCCGGAAGACGGCGCTGCTCACCCGCGCGGACAAGGCCGCCCGCGCCTTCGATTCGCGCATCCAGCAGGTGAACGCGTCCTATGTGGATCAGACGCGGCACATCGCGGTGGCCAACACCACCGGCCGCTACAGCGTGGACACCCAGGACCAGTCCCGCATGAGCGTGCACGTGGTGGCCCTGGGCAAGGGCGGCGAGCGGCGCACCGGCATGTACGGCAGCGGCGGCCGGGTGTCCTTCTCCTACTGGGACGGCGTGACGCCGGAGAGCGTGGCGGAGGAGGCGGCGCGCCAGGCCATCGCCACGCTGGGCGCGGTGGACTGCGTGGCGGGCCCGCAGACGGTGGTGCTGGCGCCGGGCTGGAGCGGCATCCTGCTGCACGAGGCCGTGGGCCACGGCCTGGAGGCGGACTTCATCCGCAAGGGCACGTCGCTGTTCGCTGGCAAACTGGGGGAGAAGGTGGCCTCCGATCTGGTGACCGTGATTGACGACGGCACGGTGTCCAACGCGCGCGGCTCCATCAACATCGACGACGAGGGCAACCCGGGCGAGCGCAAGGTCCTCATCGAGAACGGCGTCCTCAAGGGCTACCTCTTTGATCAGCTCAACGCGAAGCTGATGAACCAGCGCACCACGGGCAGCGGCCGGCGCGACTCGTTCAAGAGCCTGCCCCTGCCGCGCATGACGAACACCTTCCTGGCGCCCGGGGACCACGCGCCGGAGGACATCCTCAAGGAGGTGAAGCGCGGCCTGTACTGCGCCACCTTCGGGGGCGGGCAGGTGGACATCAGCAACGGCAACTTCGTCTTCGAGGTCAGCGAGGCCTACCAGATCGAGGACGGGAAGCTGGGCCGCCCGGTGAAGAACGCCATCCTCATCGGCGTGGGGCCGGAGGCGCTGAAGAACATCAGCCGCGTGGGAAGCGATCCGATGCCGGACCCCGGCATGGGCATCTGCGTGAAGGACGGGCAGATGCTGCCCGTGGGGGTGGGCCTGCCCACCGTGCGCATCGACAACGTCACCGTGGGCGGCACGAAGGTCGGCTGAAGGCCGGCTCTTTCGAGGGAACGACAACGTGAACTACGAACAGCTCGCGAAGAAGATCGTCCAGCGCGCCGTGAAGCGGGGCGCCAAGCAGGCCGAAGCGTATCTGGAGGTGGGCCGCCAGAGCAGCGTGCGCGTCCGCGAAGGCCAGATTGAAGACCTCACGGAGGCCACCAGCAAGGGCGTGGGCGTGCGCGTCTTCGTCAAGGACCGGCTGGGCTTCGCGTACACCTCCGACTTCACCCCCGCCGGGCTGGAGCGCGTGGTGGATCTGGCCGTGCAACTGGCGGAAGCCGCCGCGCCCAGCAAGTTGAACGGCCTGCCGTCCGCGAAGGACCTGGGCAAGCGGGGCGACACCGGCCTGCTCTTCGACCCGAAGGTCGCGAACCTCCCCGGCGACTGGAAGATCAACGCGGCCCTGGAGGCGGAGCGCGCGGGCCGGGCCGAGGACGCGCGCGTGGCCACGTTCGACTCCGTGTCCGCGGGCGACTTCGTGTCGGAGGTGTACCTGGCCTCCAGCGAGGGCGCGACGGGCGGCTACTCCGGCACGTACGTGTACCTGGTCGCCGTCCCCGTGGCGGCACAGGACGGGCAGCTCCAGACGGGCTTCTGGCTGGACTACAAGCGCTTCTTCGACGACCTGGAGTCGCCGGAGTCCATTGGCCGGCAGGCCGCGAAGCGCGCCGTGCGCATGCTGGGCGCGAAGTCCGTCAAGACGTGCCAGGTGCCGGTGGTGTTTGATCCGCTGGTGGCCGCTAACTTCGTGCAGAACATCGCCCAGGCCGCGGACGGCAACGCCGTGTACCAGCGCTCCAGCGTCCTGGCCGCGCACGTGGGCAAGAAGCTGGCGGGCAACCACATCACGCTGGTGGATGACGGCCTGCTGCCCCGGGGGCTCGCCACCGCGCCCTTCGACGGGGAAGGCGTCCCCACCCGGCGCACCCCCATCCTGGACAAGGGCGTGCTGTCCGGCTTCCTCTACGACGCCTTCACCGCGCGCAAGGCGAAGGCGCGCACCACCGGCAACGCGTCGCGCGGCTACAGCGCGCTGCCGGGCATCGGCACCACCAACCTCTACCTGGAGCCGGGAGCGCAGTCGCCGGAGGACATCGTCCGCCAGGTGCCCCGGGGCCTGTACGTCACCGCCCTGCTCGGCCACGGCGCGGATCCGGTGTCCGGCGACATGTCCTGCGGGGCCAACGGCCTCTGGATTGAAAACGGAGAGCTGACCCACCCGGTGCAGGAAGTCACCGTGGCGGGCAACCTCCTCCAGATGCTCAAGGACGTGGACGCGGTGGGCAGCGACCTCCAGTTCCGGGGCGGCTCGGCCGGAGCGCCCACTGTCCGCTTCCGACAGCTCACCGTCTCCGGAGCCTAGCCCGCGGAGCTTCGTGGCCTACGCTGACGGCCCTTCACGCTCCGGCAAGGAGGGTCCGTCCGCATGGCCGCGAAGTCCGCCCGCAAGTCCGCCCCCGCGAAGTCGAAGTCGGCCACCCCGCGCAAGCCCCGGCGCAAGAAGGCCGAGCCGAAGTCGCGGGGCCTGTCCGCCTCCGACGTCGCCAGCGAGTCCGTCGCCTTCCCGGACGAGCTCCTCCAGGCGGTGCGCCAGGACGGCGGGGAGGTGCTGGCCGTCTACCGCGATCCGCTGGGCGGGCACCCCGTCGTCTTCGCCGTGCTGCCCATCGACAAGGTGGAGCCCACGCCCTACCAGCGCGACCTGTCCGAGCCCCACGTCAAGCGGCTCGCCACCGCCATGGAGCGCCTGGACCGCTTCCTGGACCCCGTCATCGCCGTGCGCGTGCAGGGCCGCTACTGGACGCCCAACGGCAACCACCGCCTGCACGCGAGCCGCCTGCTGGGCGCGAAGTCCATCGTCGCGCTGCTGCTGCCGGAAGAGGACGTGGCCTATCAAATCCTGGCCCTCAACACGGAGAAGGCCCACAACCTGAAGGAGCGCTCGCTGGAGGTCATCCGCATGGCGCGGGGCCTGGTGGGCGCGGGCCGCCCGGGCAGGGAGTCCGCCTACGGGCACCTCTTCGAGGAGCCGTCCTTCCTCACCCTGGGCGCCGCCTACGAGAAGCGCCCCCGCTACTCCGCCGGCGCCTACCACCCCTTCGTCAAATTGGTGGAGGGCTTCCAGGAGCTGCCCCTGCCAGAGGCCCTGGCCCTGCGCGACGCCCGCGCGGAGCGCCTGCTGGAGCTGGACGACGCGGTGGTGGCCATCGTCGCGGCCCTGAAGGAGCGCGGCCTCCAGAGCCCGTACCTCAAGAACTTCGTCGTCGCCCGCCTCAACTTCCTGCGCTTCCGCAAGGACGGCGCGCCTCCCACCTTCGACGCCACCGTGGACCGCATGCTGGCCAGCGCGAAGCGCTTCAACGTGGACAAGGTCCGCCGCGAGGACATCGGTCGCATGGGTGGGGGCCCCCTGGAACCGGACGAAGAGCACGCCTGAAGGGAATGGGGATTGCAGGGTGGGAGTAGAAGAGGCCTTGCACCCCATGACTGCTCCCACCGTCCTGGTCGTCGACGACGACCGCGCCAATCTCGACTCGGTCGCCCGCATCTTCCAGCGGGAGGGCTTCGCCACGCTCGCCGCCGCGCAGGGCACGGAGGCCCTGGAGCTGCTCCGGCGCCCCGAGGTCAGCGTCATGGTCACCGACCTGATGATGCCCGGCATGGACGGGCAGGAGCTGCTCAAGGCCAGCCGCACCATCCGCCCGGACGTGGAGGTGGTGCTGATGACCGCCTACGGCACGGTGGAGACGGCCGTGGCCGCCATGAAGGACGGCGCCTACGACTTCATCACCAAGCCGCTCAAGCGCCACGCCCTGGTGAAGGCCGTGCAGAAGGCGCTGGAGAAGCAGGCCCTGGTCCAGGAGAACACCTCCCTCAAGGCCAAGCTCGCGGAGATCAACCCGTCCGGCGGCCGCGCCATGGTGGGCCAGTCCCCCGCCTTCCGCGCCATGCTGGACACCATCCGCCAGGCGGCCCCCTCCACCGCCACCGTGCTGCTGCTGGGCGAGTCCGGCACCGGCAAGGAGCTGG
Proteins encoded in this region:
- a CDS encoding TldD/PmbA family protein; the protein is MNYEQLAKKIVQRAVKRGAKQAEAYLEVGRQSSVRVREGQIEDLTEATSKGVGVRVFVKDRLGFAYTSDFTPAGLERVVDLAVQLAEAAAPSKLNGLPSAKDLGKRGDTGLLFDPKVANLPGDWKINAALEAERAGRAEDARVATFDSVSAGDFVSEVYLASSEGATGGYSGTYVYLVAVPVAAQDGQLQTGFWLDYKRFFDDLESPESIGRQAAKRAVRMLGAKSVKTCQVPVVFDPLVAANFVQNIAQAADGNAVYQRSSVLAAHVGKKLAGNHITLVDDGLLPRGLATAPFDGEGVPTRRTPILDKGVLSGFLYDAFTARKAKARTTGNASRGYSALPGIGTTNLYLEPGAQSPEDIVRQVPRGLYVTALLGHGADPVSGDMSCGANGLWIENGELTHPVQEVTVAGNLLQMLKDVDAVGSDLQFRGGSAGAPTVRFRQLTVSGA
- a CDS encoding ParB/RepB/Spo0J family partition protein, coding for MAAKSARKSAPAKSKSATPRKPRRKKAEPKSRGLSASDVASESVAFPDELLQAVRQDGGEVLAVYRDPLGGHPVVFAVLPIDKVEPTPYQRDLSEPHVKRLATAMERLDRFLDPVIAVRVQGRYWTPNGNHRLHASRLLGAKSIVALLLPEEDVAYQILALNTEKAHNLKERSLEVIRMARGLVGAGRPGRESAYGHLFEEPSFLTLGAAYEKRPRYSAGAYHPFVKLVEGFQELPLPEALALRDARAERLLELDDAVVAIVAALKERGLQSPYLKNFVVARLNFLRFRKDGAPPTFDATVDRMLASAKRFNVDKVRREDIGRMGGGPLEPDEEHA
- a CDS encoding TldD/PmbA family protein, translating into MPAAAPASPRRARPAQLAPLAARQALPSPLLPPGLLERLLAEAMGRGADFAEVYVERTSTTAVVLEESRIKSAQVGLVQGVGVRVITGAKVGYAYSDDWDEPALFRAARTAAMISQGGGAERAFPIKRVAVPSHYRVAQALEDVAVARKTALLTRADKAARAFDSRIQQVNASYVDQTRHIAVANTTGRYSVDTQDQSRMSVHVVALGKGGERRTGMYGSGGRVSFSYWDGVTPESVAEEAARQAIATLGAVDCVAGPQTVVLAPGWSGILLHEAVGHGLEADFIRKGTSLFAGKLGEKVASDLVTVIDDGTVSNARGSINIDDEGNPGERKVLIENGVLKGYLFDQLNAKLMNQRTTGSGRRDSFKSLPLPRMTNTFLAPGDHAPEDILKEVKRGLYCATFGGGQVDISNGNFVFEVSEAYQIEDGKLGRPVKNAILIGVGPEALKNISRVGSDPMPDPGMGICVKDGQMLPVGVGLPTVRIDNVTVGGTKVG